Genomic window (Granulicella arctica):
CGATGGCATTGGCACCTTTGCGGAGCAGCTTGGCGCGGCCGTTTTCGAGGGCGGCAGCGGAGTCTGTTTCCGCGGCGAAGGCAATGATGAGGGTGTCGGGCGCGCGATGGATGGCGGCTTCGGCGAGGATGTCGGGGGTGGGTTCGAGGGTGAGGGTGAGCGGGCCGGTGCGGCGGAGCTTTTCGGCGGAGACGGTTGCGGGGCGGAAGTCGGCTACGGCGGCTGCCCCGATGACGACAGTGGCGCGAGTAAGATTTTTGAGGACTGCGGTGTGCATTTCGGCGGCGGTGGTTACGGGTAGGAACTCGCAGTTGGGCGGCGGGTTGAGGGACGTCGAAGCGGAGACGAGGAGGACGCGGGCCCCCCGGGCCAAGGCTGCGGTGGCGAGGGCGTATCCCATCTTGCCGCTGGAGCGGTTGCCGAGGAAGCGGACGGGATCAAGGGGTTCGCGGGTGCCGCCGGCGGTGATGAGGATGGTTTCGGCAGCGAGATCCTGTGTGGGCGTTAAGGCCTGGAGGACGGCTTCCACGATGATTGGGGTGTCGGCGAGGCGGCCGCTACCGACCATGCCGCAGGCGAGATAGCCGTTGTCGGGCTCGATGATATGGACGCCGCGCGTGCGCAGGACTTCGAGGTTGGCCTGGGTGGCGGGATGGGTCCACATGTTGACGTTCATGGCGGGGGCGACGAGGACGGGGGCTTTTGTGGCGAGATAGAGGGTGCTGAGGAAGTCTTCGGCGAGGCCGTGGGCGAATTTCGCGAGGATGTCGGCGGTCGCGGGAGCGACGATGAGGGCGTGGGTGGTCTGGGCCTCGTCGATGTGGTCGATGGCGGAGTTGAGGTTGGACTCGCTATCGTCATTCGCCCAGAGGGTGGTGATGACGCGGTGGCCGGTGATGGCGGCGAAGGTGAGCGGCGTGACGAACTGCTGGGCGGCGCGGGTCATGACGACGTGGGGGTCGAGGCCGGCGGTCTGGAGGGCGCGGACGAGTTCGACGGCTTTGTAGGCGGCGATGCCTCCGGTGACGCCTACGGTGATCTTGACGGACATTGCGTGCTCCTTGGTGCTGGCTCAAGGATATGCCGAAGTGAAGTTGCTGACTTCCGTGTGTCCTCACGAAGACGAAAGGGGTATAGTGTCGGCTATGTTCAGCAGGGGCACTGGTTTGTCGACTATTGCTAGGTACGCTGGCTTTGCGGCCTTTCTGGTCACAGTGCTGCTCTTTGCTCAGCTCAGTCTGAAGCTCATTGAGACGACAGGGCATCATTTCTCCTTGTACAGTTTTTTGGCTCTTGCACTCATGAGTATTTGCCTCAGTTTTGCGTTGGGCTTTATGGCCATGTGCGCGATAATTTTTGCGGTCCGTGGAGGAAAGCTGCCGCCGCGGGGTCAGCGGATCATCATCAACTTCCGTCGTCTGACATGGGCGCTCTGGTAGCCGCTACAATCAGCGGATGATTGCGCATCTTCGAGGGCGACTGTTTACCAAGTCGCCGAACCAGACGATAGTGGAGTGCGGCGGCGTGGGGTATGACGTTGCGATCAGTGTGACGACCTTCTCGGCGCTGCCGAGTGAGGGCGCGGAGGTGTCGCTGCACGTGTTTACGCATGTGCGGGAGGACCAGATCGCGCTGTTCGGCTTTGCGGAGTTGCAGGAGAAGCGGCTGTTCGAACGGCTGCTGACCATCACGGGAATTGGGCCGAAGCTGGCGATTACCGTCCTGAGCGGGATTGCGGCGGAACGGCTTGTAACGGCGATCCGAGGGCAGGATCACGCGACGCTGACGAGGATTCCGGGCATCGGGAAGAAGACAGCGGAGCGGGTAGTGCTGGAGCTGAAGGACAAGCTGGACGATCTGGCGGTGGCTCCGGCCTCGGCGGGACGGCCGATTGGGGCGGCGGGGGATGATGCGCTTTCGGCGCTCGTCAACCTGGGGTATGGGCGGCCTGCTGCGCAGAAGGCGATTGAGTCGGCCATTGAGAAGCACCCCGAGGTTGCGGGGGATTTCGAGATGCTGTTCCGAGCGGCTATGGCGGCGATTCGGTAGTGGAGTGGCTGTGCTTAGGCGCGGCGGCGGTAACGGATGGCGAACTCGTAGCCGGGGTTTGGGGGGAAGAGGCGGGCGGCGAGGCGGAGACGCTCGGCGAGGGGCTGGGGGGCGAGGAGGGGGTACTCGCGCTCGCGGAGTTCGGAGTAGTTGAAGTCGACGGAGAGGGAGAGCTGGTAGATCGCTACGGCATCGGCGAAGGCGGCTTCGAGGTACTCAGACTTGGCCTTCTCGTCGACGCTGGGTCGGGTGGTGGTGTTGTCGCCGGTGAGCGGACCCATGTGGGGCTTCACGAGGGATTGGCTGCGACTCTCCCAGGCGTCCTGGCTGGTTTCACCGCGGACGTCTTTGAGGGCCTGATCCCAGACGAGTTTGTTGAAGGCCTCGGGGACGCCTGCGGTCTCGACAAAGGCGTGGCCTACGTTGATGAAGAACTCGAACGCGAGGGCGAAGCGGTCATTGAGGAGGCGCGTGGAGATGAAGACGCCGTCGTCGGAGCCGATCGGCACGTTGCGGTGGCAGATGGCCTGATCGCCGAGTTCGGGGGTGTAGGCGGTGGCGATCATCGTCTCTTCGGTGCCGCCGCGGTGCTCACGGCCCTCTGCGCTGCCGCTCAGGGCGAGTGGGACGAAGTAGTAGACCTTGCTGTTGAGGGCGGCGGCGACGGTGGCGGGAACGGCCTGGACGATGCGCTCCAGTTCTCCGGCGGCGAGATTGTTCTGGCCGTAATTCGCATAACGGATACCGTTGGGTGCCTGGGCTGCCGGGGTAAGCTGCGCCACCTGTGCGGCGGGTACTATGCCGCTGCTGCCATCAACAACCTGCGGACCGTCCTGAACTCCATCTGCCATAAGGCGTTATTCTATCTCTATGACGCTCCCGGCCACTACTTCGCCCCACGCCTCGCCACGCACGATCGGTGGTGGCTACCTGTTTGGCGTGCCGCTGGGTGACCTTGGCTGGTTCACGACATTGCTCATGAGCGTTGCGTCCGGCTTTCTTGCGTTCTTCGCGGCGACGTTTCTTGGGATCATCAGCATCCTGTTTGCCGATACGGTGATGCACAAGGGTCTGGACTACGCGAACAGCTATCGGTTGGTCGGCCTGCCGGTTGGCCTGCTCGTGCTGGTTGTGGCACTGATCTATCTTGGCTCGCTCTGGATTAAGCGGATACTTCGGAAGGCCTAGGAACTGCGATTTCCATGTAAAAGCCTACATTCCTGATCCGGAATGTAGGCTTTGCTGCTTGCAATGAAACTACTTTGCGGCTTCGGCGACTGACTCGCTGAACGACGCAATGAAGTCTTCGCTTGAGATCTTGCCTTGGTTGACGTCATTCGTCCCGCCTGCAAGAACGAAGGTGATGTCCGTCAGTCCGATGAATCCAAGAATCTGCCTGAGGTAGCTGGACTCAACGTTGTAGGACTCCAAGTGGGAGCCGGGCGTGTAGACGCCGCCACTTGCGATGATGATGGTGACCTTCTTACCCTTCACCAGGCCTTCGTAGCTCGGGCTGTAGGTTCTGCCGACGCGGACGATGTGGTCGATGTAGGCCTTGAGGATTGCCGGGATGCTGAAGTTGTACATGGGCGTCCCGATGACGATGTGGTCTACGGCGAAGAGCTCATCAATGAGATCGTTCGAGACCTTCATTGCGCCCTTCTGCTCGGGGGTGTGTTGATCTGGAGTCGAGTAGGCTCCGGCGATCCAAGGCAGATCGACGAAGGGCAGGTTGGTCTTGACAAGGTCGCGGTCGACAATGGTGCCGTTATGAGCCTTCTGCCAGTCGCTCGCGAACTGCTTTGTGAGTTGGCGCGAGACGGAGTAGTCGCCACGAGGGCTGACATCGATTTTAAGAAGGGTGGGCATGAAATCTCCTGAGAGCATTACCTGCTCTGACGAGTAGACGTGGGCTCTGGAGGGAGGGACGCAGTTTTTGTGCGATGTTCATGCAGCCGCAACATCGTGGAAAGGAACGAGCAGAGGGGAGGGCCCTGCTCGTGCGGATGCGTGATGGTGCTGAGTCATTCCGTGTACAAGGGTACGCTTAGGGAGACGTTGATCTACGCTAAATAGATCTACGGCGCCAGCAGAAGAGTCGTTCTGAAAGTGGTGTGTCGCCCGCAAAGGCAATATGCTGGTCATTACAGATTTAACCGGGTAGTGGTTCAAATCTGGTGAGACATGGATAAGGGTTCAATGACGATTCGAGTACAGCTTCCAGATGGTTCGGTGCGTGAGGTTCCGCAGGGTACGACAGCGTATGACGTGGCGATGAGCATCTCGCCGCGACTGGCGGCGGTAGTGGTTGTAGCGCGGATTCGGCCGCTCGCGGCCACGTCTGACGCGATCTCTGCGGAAGCGGATGATGCGACCTCTGAGGACGCGATGTATGGCGGCAGCGAGATGGGGGAGCGGATTGTCGACCTGTCGGCTCCTCTGACCGAGGATGTCGCGCTTGAATTATTGAAGGAGAATGACGAGGCGTCGCTGAAGGTGGTTCGTCACTCGGCTGCGCATGTGATGGCGACGGCGATCCTGGAGCTGTTTCCGGAGACGAAGCTCGGGCATGGACCGGCGACGGATGCTGGTTTCTTCTACGACGTGTATCGCGAGACGCCGTTCTCGGAGGCCGACCTGGCAGCGATCGAGGCGCGGATGGCGGAGGTCGTCGCGCGGGACGAACCGTTCGTTCGGGAAGAAAAGTCGCGCGACAGGGGTCTGACGGACTACGCGGCGCAGGGCGAATTCATGAAGGTCCACTTCATCGAGAAGTTTACGAAGATTGGCGATGAGATTTCGCTGTACAAGAACGGTGGGTTTACGGACTTTTGTCGCGGACCGCATGTGCCGTCAACCGGGCGCGTGAAGGCGTTCAAGGTGACGAGTGTCGCTGGCGCGTACTGGCTGGGAGATGAGAAGAACCAGCAGTTGCAACGGATCTATGGAACGGCTTTTTTCAACGCGAAGGATCTTGACGCGCACTTCAAGCGGCTGGAGGAGATCAAGGCGCGCGATCATCGGGTGCTGGGCAAGCAGCTTGACCTTTTCTCGATCCAGGAGGTGGCGGGTGCGGGGCTGATCTTCTGGCACCCGAAGGGCGGCCTGATCCGCCGGACGATGGAAGAGTGGATGCGCGAGGAGTGCGTGCGCCGCGGCTACGACATCGTCTATACGCCGCATATCATGCGGCGGGAGCTTTGGAAGATCAGCGGGCACGAGGGCTTCTACGGCGAGAACATGTATCCGCCGATGGAGCTGGACGATGCGGAGTACCGGCTGAAGCCGATGAACTGCCCGGGCCACATCCTGATCTACAAGAGCAGTCCTCGGAGCTATCGCGACCTGCCGGTGCGCTACGCAGAGCTTGGGAACGTGTACCGGTATGAGCGCTCGGGGACGATGCATGGACTGTTGCGGGTGCGTGGCTTTACACAGGATGATGCGCACATCTTCTGCACGCCAGCCCAGATTGAGGATGAGGTCGTGGCATGTATCGACTTCGCCCAGAACGTGCTGAATACCTTTGGCTTCTCGGAGTTCAAGGTGGAGCTTTCGACGTGGGACCCGAAGAACCGAGAGAAGTATGCGGGCTCCGATGAGAACTGGGAGCTGGCAATCAGTTCGCTGCGAAATGCGCTGGACCGCAAAGGGATTCCGTTCAAGACGATACCCGGGGAGGCGGCGTTCTACGGACCAAAGATCGACGTGAAGCTGGTCGATATTCTTGGACGGCTGTGGCAGCTTTCGACGGTGCAGTTCGACTTCAACCTGCCAGCTCGTTTTGACCTTGAGTACACGGGTGAGGATGGCGAGAAGCATCAGCCGGTGATGGTCCATCGTGCATTGTTTGGTTCGGTGGAACGCTTCTTCGGCGTGCTGATTGAGCACTATGCCGGGGCGTTTCCGCTGTGGCTGGCTCCGACCCAGGTCGGGATTGTGCCGATCAGTGAAAAGCACCTGGAGTATGCGCAGAAGGTGAAGGCTCAGTTGGAAGCTGCGGGTCTGCGGGTCGAACTGGATGCGCGCAACGAGAAGATGAATGCGAAGATCCGGGAGTTTACGCTGCAGAAGGTACCGTTCGTGCTGATCATGGGCGATAAGGAAGCTGCAAGTGATGCGGTGAGTGTGCGGACGCGGGGCAAGGGCGACGAAGGTAGCGTTGCGCTCGACGCATTTGTGGCGAGGACACGGGAGCTGCTCGCGAGCAAGTCCGCGGTGCTGTAGGAGACGATATGCCGGAGCTTTCGCCAGAGGATCGCGCCAGGGCTCTGGCTATTCTCGCGCAGGTGCGGGCGGAGATCCTCGCTGTGGCTGGGGAGGATCGCGAGTTGAGCTTCCAGATGAAGCGGTACATCGCAAAGAGGCTGGAGTTCGACGAACGCGGCACGCCAACGCAGCGCAAGAAGTTGAAGGAGCAGATGCTGAAGAAGCAGGGTGGCCTCTGCGCGCTTTGCCGGGAGAAGCTGCCGCAGCGGGGTGCGGAGCTTGATCGGTTCAAAGCGATCGATGGCTATACGGTCGAGAATACCCAGCTTGTTTGTCCGGCATGCCACCGGAAGGCTCAGCGGACCAGGGACGTGGCTTCGCAGCCGATTTGAGACCGCGCATCTTATTGCAAGGCGTGGAACTGGCTCGCCAGTTTGAAAGGATCTATGTACATCGTCAAGGATAGTGTTCACATCAATGCGCCGATTGAACGGGTTTTTCTGCTCTCCACGAATATTGAGTTGGTGCGGCAGACGTTGGGGATGCGGCCTGTGGCGGGGCGGACGACTGGACTGGTGGTCGCGGGCGATACGGTGAAGTGGCGCGGTTGGAAGTTTGGGCTGCCACAGATGCATACGAGCGTGATCAGCGGGTATGAGGCACCGACGTTCTTTCAGGACACGCAGCTTCGCGGGCGGTTTGCGCGCTTCCAGCACGATCATCATCTGGAGTGGGTGGATGGCTACACGCTGGCGTACGACAAGGTGAAGTTCTCGCTGCCGTTTGGCGCGCTGGGCAAGCTGGTCGCCAGGAAGATTATGGTGCCGCATATTGCAGGTCTGCTCGCGAACCGATTCGCGCTGTTGAAGCACCTTGCCGAGGGTGAGGGGTGGCGGGAGTACCTGCCCGAGTAGACGGGCCCGCCGGTCGACGCATCTGAACTGCAACGAGGTGATTCGATGAAGGCTGTGGTGCTGCATGAGTATGGTGGTCCGGACAAGCTGAAGTGGGAGGACGTGGACGACCCGAAGATTGGCGAGAACGACCTGCTGGTGCGCCTTTCGGCGTCGAGCGTCAATCCAGTCGACTACAAGATGCGGAGCGGTGCGGCGAAGGAGCGGTTTCCGGTGGAGTTCCCGGGGATTATTGGGCGCGATGTGTCAGGGATCGTGCGCGAGGTGGGGTCGAAGGTGACCGGGTTCGAGCCGGGAGACAAGGTGATGGCGCTGGCGAACCATACCTACGCGGAGTTGGTGGTAGTTCCGGCTGCTGAGGCTGCGCACGTGCCGGAAGGGCTTGACGTCGTTGAGGCGGCTGCGTTGCCGCTGGTTACGCTGACGGGTGAGCGGTTGATCACGCTGGGGACGAAGATTCAGGCTGGGCAGACGGTTCTGGTCGCGGGAGCGACTGGCGGCGTGGGGCGATCTGCGGTGTGGACGGCGAAGAAGGCGGGAGCCACGGTGATCGCCGGGGTCCGCAAGAAGCAGTTGAAGGAGGCGGCGGAGATTGGGGCCGATGAGGTGCTGGCGCTGGACGATGACGAGGCGATGGAGAAGCTTGGTTTCATCGACGCCGTGGCTGACGCTGTTGGGGGTGAGACGGCCGAGATGTTGATCGGGAAGGTGAAGCAGGGCGGGATCTTCGCCTCGGTCGTTGGGCTTCCGAGCAATGCCAAGATGCACCCGACCGTTCACGTCGAACTGGTGCGGGCCAAGCCGGATGTGGCGGCACTCGAGACGCTTGCGGCAGATGTGCTGGCTGGCAAGTTCAAGATTCCGATCGACCGGATGATTCCTCTGGAGGACGCTGGGGAGGGTCAGGCGGCGGCGGAAAAAGGTGGAATTGGGAAGGTTCTACTGGTCGGCTAATCTGTTTGCGTAAGGGCGGAACTCTTGAAAGAGTTTCGCCCTTTGTGTTTTGGGAAGAAACTGCTGAGTGGACTTTAACTTTTTTTCCAAAGTCCTAAAGTCTACAAAACAGATGGTTTAAGTCTGGACTAGTCCAAGGTCAATCTCGTCCTGGAGCGTGGTTTGCCGCTTGAGAGGCGTCTCTGAGGGCCACATCTGTCAAGTTTCTGCACTTAGAAATGACGCCGGGCATACAGCAGCTACAGATGCACATTCCCCTCGGGAATGACAAATAATGGAGCGAACGGAGCGGACGGTTAGCGGCGGCGAAAGCTGTTACGGATTTGGTGGGTGCGGTCCGGGGTTACGGCTGGCGCTTGCGGAGCGGGCTCGTGGCCTTCCGGATAAAGGACGACGAAGCGCCGGGGACCCTCACCGCTCGAAGCCGTGGGAAGACCTGACTCCTTGAGGACGAGGTGAAGCATGCGGCGCTCGCGGGAGGTCATGGCATTGAAGGCGAAGGGTTCGCCGGTCTGACGCACGCGTACGATGGCGGCCTCGGCGGAGAGGCGCAACTGATCGTCGCGGTCGGCTTTGAAGCGGTCGGCGTCGAAGGAGAGGCGGTCATGCTCCTCGGGCTCGAGCCGCAGGATCTTGGCGGCAATGTGCTCGATGGCGTGGAGGAGTTCGCCGTTGCGATCGGTGAGGAGGGCGGTGTCGGGCCCACTGAGTTCGACGGTCATCTCGGGTGTGGAACCTGGATGCGAGGCGATTTCAAAGCGAAGGTCCAAACTGCCGCTGACCGTGATGAGGCGCAGGAGGTCTTCCAAGGGTTCGACGGCCAGGGCCTGGGGAGTCACGATAGTGCCTTTAGTCGAGATGAGTGAGTTTAGCTTAATTCGAAGGGCGCGAGTGCGTTTGTTCGGCGTGGTGCCGCGAAGAGCTTTGGAGCGAGGTACTGCTCCCCGCTCATGGCACAGTAAACTGAATGCTTATGTCAGGGACTTTGAAGGCTGTCCGGGGTACGCGCGATCTGCTGCCGCCGGAGACGGAACTATGGAACCGGGTTGAGGCAGTCGCCCGTGGTGTCTTTGCGCGTTATGGCTTTGGCGAGATTCGGACGCCGATCTTCGAGACGACGGAGCTGTTTGTGCGTGGCGTCGGTGAAGAGACGGATGTGGTCTCGAAGGAGATGTACACATGGGAGGACCGGGCGCGCGCGGCATCCGAGAAAGCTCAACAACTGACCCTGCGGCCTGAGAATACGGCCGGGGTCGTGCGGGCCTATATCGAGCACAAGCTTGGCGATACTGGAAATCTACAGAAGCTCTTCTATATTGGACCGCAGTTCCGGCGGGAGCGGCCGCAGCGGGGTAGGTATCGCCAGTTCTGGCAGATCGGCGCCGAGGTGCTTGGGCCGGTGTCGTCGGGCGCAGAGAGCGCGATACGCGACGCCGAGGTGCTGGAGATGCTGGCCTCGCTACTCGACGAACTCGGCGTGACGGGCTGGCGGCTCGAGGTGAATTCTGTTGGATCGTCGACCGATCGGCCTCGCTATGTCGCTGCTCTTCGCGAGGCGCTTGGCCCGGTCAAGCACCTGATGTGTGAGGACAACCAACGGCGTGCCGAGACGAATCCGCTGCGCGTGCTGGACTCAAAGGACCTGAACGATCAGGAGATCATTAACAAGCTTCCGAAGATCGCCGACTTCCTCGATGCGGAGTCAACCGATCACTTCAAGCAGGTACTTGCCGCGCTCGATGCATGTGGCGTGGCCTACCATGTCAATCCGCGACTGGTGCGCGGGCTGGACTACTACACACGTACGACGTTCGAGTTCACGGTGCCCGATGGCAGCGGACTCGGGACCCAGAATGCGCTGCTGGGTGGTGGCCGGTACGACGGACTGAGTGAGATGCTCGGCGGCCCGAAGGCTCCGGGGATAGGGTTTGCGATCGGCGAAGATCGCCTCATTTTGACTTTGCAGGCACAGGCAGCGGAGACGGTGGCGAAGAAGCTGGATGCCTTTATCGCGCCGATGGGTGTGGGGCAGAATGCGGCGGCGCTGAAGCTGGCTCGCGAGTTGCGGCGTGCGGGACTGAGTGTCGAAGTAGGCGATGGGAGCTTCCGGCTGAAGAAGAGCTTTGACGCAGCGGATAGGGTGGCTCGACGGATCGTGATTCTCGGTGAGGATGAGGTTAACTCTGGCACTTTGACAGTAAAGAGCTTCGGTTCCGGGGAACAGGTGAAGGTGGCACGACACGATCTTGTTGATGCGCTTCGATCTTGACTTGTAAACACAATGTAGACACACTGTTGTCATGAGCCTTTCAATGCCAACTCGCAAGCCGCTCGGCGTTCGTGCCACGCCGGAGCAGCACCGCCTGCTTTCGGAGGCCGCCGCTCGGGAACACCGTTCCTTGAGCGGCTTTGTTCTACGGGCTGCGCTGCAGGTTGCGGAAAGTCAGCGGTCGGCCAAGCCAAGACGCAGCCGCGAAGAGATCATGGCTATCGTCAAAGCAGCCCAGGACGAGGTGCGTAAGGCTAATCCAGACGACCGAGACATTCTTGAAGAGTTGATCCAGGAACGTCGCAGGGAAGCTGCGAGTGAGTGAAGCGGTACTTGACTCCTCCGTCCTTATCGCAATGATCAATGGAGAGCGGATTGATCCTCTCGTTTTTAGTCTTGTTGAGGACGGAGTTATGAGCGCTGTGAACTTCGGCGAGGTGCTCTCAACGTTGTTTGATCTTCGCGAAGCTGACTATCCGAAATCTAACGCACTTCTCGCTCTGCTCAACCGTATCGAACCATTTACTGAAAATCAGGCGCGGATGTGCGGTGTGCTCAGGGCATCCACGAAACACCTCGGTTTGTCGATGGGAGATCGTGCGTGTTTTGCACTTGCTTTGGAGCTTGGTGCGGAGGTCTATACAGCGGATCGGGCCTGGGCGCAGGTGGCAGTTGGATGCAAGGTCCATTTGGTTCGCTGATCATGCGCTGGTTTG
Coding sequences:
- the coaBC gene encoding bifunctional phosphopantothenoylcysteine decarboxylase/phosphopantothenate--cysteine ligase CoaBC, giving the protein MSVKITVGVTGGIAAYKAVELVRALQTAGLDPHVVMTRAAQQFVTPLTFAAITGHRVITTLWANDDSESNLNSAIDHIDEAQTTHALIVAPATADILAKFAHGLAEDFLSTLYLATKAPVLVAPAMNVNMWTHPATQANLEVLRTRGVHIIEPDNGYLACGMVGSGRLADTPIIVEAVLQALTPTQDLAAETILITAGGTREPLDPVRFLGNRSSGKMGYALATAALARGARVLLVSASTSLNPPPNCEFLPVTTAAEMHTAVLKNLTRATVVIGAAAVADFRPATVSAEKLRRTGPLTLTLEPTPDILAEAAIHRAPDTLIIAFAAETDSAAALENGRAKLLRKGANAIVINDVSRPGLGFDADHNAATLLTPAHQVDLAPMTKLTMANEILKQITLLRATSPLTPR
- the ruvA gene encoding Holliday junction branch migration protein RuvA; the protein is MIAHLRGRLFTKSPNQTIVECGGVGYDVAISVTTFSALPSEGAEVSLHVFTHVREDQIALFGFAELQEKRLFERLLTITGIGPKLAITVLSGIAAERLVTAIRGQDHATLTRIPGIGKKTAERVVLELKDKLDDLAVAPASAGRPIGAAGDDALSALVNLGYGRPAAQKAIESAIEKHPEVAGDFEMLFRAAMAAIR
- a CDS encoding FMN-dependent NADH-azoreductase, encoding MPTLLKIDVSPRGDYSVSRQLTKQFASDWQKAHNGTIVDRDLVKTNLPFVDLPWIAGAYSTPDQHTPEQKGAMKVSNDLIDELFAVDHIVIGTPMYNFSIPAILKAYIDHIVRVGRTYSPSYEGLVKGKKVTIIIASGGVYTPGSHLESYNVESSYLRQILGFIGLTDITFVLAGGTNDVNQGKISSEDFIASFSESVAEAAK
- the thrS gene encoding threonine--tRNA ligase; amino-acid sequence: MTIRVQLPDGSVREVPQGTTAYDVAMSISPRLAAVVVVARIRPLAATSDAISAEADDATSEDAMYGGSEMGERIVDLSAPLTEDVALELLKENDEASLKVVRHSAAHVMATAILELFPETKLGHGPATDAGFFYDVYRETPFSEADLAAIEARMAEVVARDEPFVREEKSRDRGLTDYAAQGEFMKVHFIEKFTKIGDEISLYKNGGFTDFCRGPHVPSTGRVKAFKVTSVAGAYWLGDEKNQQLQRIYGTAFFNAKDLDAHFKRLEEIKARDHRVLGKQLDLFSIQEVAGAGLIFWHPKGGLIRRTMEEWMREECVRRGYDIVYTPHIMRRELWKISGHEGFYGENMYPPMELDDAEYRLKPMNCPGHILIYKSSPRSYRDLPVRYAELGNVYRYERSGTMHGLLRVRGFTQDDAHIFCTPAQIEDEVVACIDFAQNVLNTFGFSEFKVELSTWDPKNREKYAGSDENWELAISSLRNALDRKGIPFKTIPGEAAFYGPKIDVKLVDILGRLWQLSTVQFDFNLPARFDLEYTGEDGEKHQPVMVHRALFGSVERFFGVLIEHYAGAFPLWLAPTQVGIVPISEKHLEYAQKVKAQLEAAGLRVELDARNEKMNAKIREFTLQKVPFVLIMGDKEAASDAVSVRTRGKGDEGSVALDAFVARTRELLASKSAVL
- a CDS encoding HNH endonuclease, which produces MPELSPEDRARALAILAQVRAEILAVAGEDRELSFQMKRYIAKRLEFDERGTPTQRKKLKEQMLKKQGGLCALCREKLPQRGAELDRFKAIDGYTVENTQLVCPACHRKAQRTRDVASQPI
- a CDS encoding SRPBCC family protein; the protein is MYIVKDSVHINAPIERVFLLSTNIELVRQTLGMRPVAGRTTGLVVAGDTVKWRGWKFGLPQMHTSVISGYEAPTFFQDTQLRGRFARFQHDHHLEWVDGYTLAYDKVKFSLPFGALGKLVARKIMVPHIAGLLANRFALLKHLAEGEGWREYLPE
- a CDS encoding NADP-dependent oxidoreductase translates to MKAVVLHEYGGPDKLKWEDVDDPKIGENDLLVRLSASSVNPVDYKMRSGAAKERFPVEFPGIIGRDVSGIVREVGSKVTGFEPGDKVMALANHTYAELVVVPAAEAAHVPEGLDVVEAAALPLVTLTGERLITLGTKIQAGQTVLVAGATGGVGRSAVWTAKKAGATVIAGVRKKQLKEAAEIGADEVLALDDDEAMEKLGFIDAVADAVGGETAEMLIGKVKQGGIFASVVGLPSNAKMHPTVHVELVRAKPDVAALETLAADVLAGKFKIPIDRMIPLEDAGEGQAAAEKGGIGKVLLVG
- a CDS encoding Jag family protein; its protein translation is MTPQALAVEPLEDLLRLITVSGSLDLRFEIASHPGSTPEMTVELSGPDTALLTDRNGELLHAIEHIAAKILRLEPEEHDRLSFDADRFKADRDDQLRLSAEAAIVRVRQTGEPFAFNAMTSRERRMLHLVLKESGLPTASSGEGPRRFVVLYPEGHEPAPQAPAVTPDRTHQIRNSFRRR
- the hisS gene encoding histidine--tRNA ligase, whose protein sequence is MSGTLKAVRGTRDLLPPETELWNRVEAVARGVFARYGFGEIRTPIFETTELFVRGVGEETDVVSKEMYTWEDRARAASEKAQQLTLRPENTAGVVRAYIEHKLGDTGNLQKLFYIGPQFRRERPQRGRYRQFWQIGAEVLGPVSSGAESAIRDAEVLEMLASLLDELGVTGWRLEVNSVGSSTDRPRYVAALREALGPVKHLMCEDNQRRAETNPLRVLDSKDLNDQEIINKLPKIADFLDAESTDHFKQVLAALDACGVAYHVNPRLVRGLDYYTRTTFEFTVPDGSGLGTQNALLGGGRYDGLSEMLGGPKAPGIGFAIGEDRLILTLQAQAAETVAKKLDAFIAPMGVGQNAAALKLARELRRAGLSVEVGDGSFRLKKSFDAADRVARRIVILGEDEVNSGTLTVKSFGSGEQVKVARHDLVDALRS
- a CDS encoding DUF1778 domain-containing protein, which encodes MPTRKPLGVRATPEQHRLLSEAAAREHRSLSGFVLRAALQVAESQRSAKPRRSREEIMAIVKAAQDEVRKANPDDRDILEELIQERRREAASE
- a CDS encoding PIN domain-containing protein, whose translation is MSEAVLDSSVLIAMINGERIDPLVFSLVEDGVMSAVNFGEVLSTLFDLREADYPKSNALLALLNRIEPFTENQARMCGVLRASTKHLGLSMGDRACFALALELGAEVYTADRAWAQVAVGCKVHLVR